Below is a window of Salvelinus fontinalis isolate EN_2023a chromosome 31, ASM2944872v1, whole genome shotgun sequence DNA.
TCATGAAGACGTTGACAGCCCCAGTTCCAACTGTGACGTACTGGATGTGACTCTCCTTGACTCCCGCTGAGCTGTAGATACTGTCAGCATAGTAGTAtatctgaggagaggagagacaggattcTAGCTTCAGATAATTTAATGACAAAATTTGGGTTCTGGGAACTTTACCGAGGTTCCCAGGTTTTCcaaaaatcctggttggaggattcccagATTCCTGGCTTATTCCCTCGAAATTCAGGGAATCTTCCACCCGGGATTTATGGAAAACCTGTGACTTTTGGGAAAGTaaccggaattttgcaaccctagattTCTCCCACTAGAAGGTCATCCGATCCATATAATATTCAGTGTAGAATCAACATTAGTGGATCTGTAACGCAGATGGTTCAGGGGACCAAGCTTGTGTGAGGAATAAACTTGTCCCAGACCTGAAGACTTGCGTTAGCTCCCTTGCGGTAGCTTACCTTAGCATTAGCTCAGCGGGATAACACTGTCTTGTGGTACTCAGTAAACCTGGGTTTGAATCCCGGTTGGTTACACACATAGAGACGTATAGAGATTGCATCGTTGTATCTGTCCCATTAGGGCGTCTGTGAGAGCGCAGGTagcgccattgaggccatctccattttgaagtagtccattGTCTTCTTTTACTATTTCcatgagttggtaaacaaactgaaagggtgcatactgTCATCTGGAAggtgtttgaacaggtataaagacaaagttggtgatttactgccacctgcagttatgaAATGTTTTCTCACAAGTATAAttaattggctgatccctcctgatgccCTGGATGGAACTATGTGatccttaacccataggaagtcccacccagttgactacttcaaaatggtgaaagtcctgaatggcgctgcccatgctaaaacaggcttCGGCCACTAGAGTTCTCTGTACATCTCTATGGTTACACCTTACCTCATTGATCCCCAGACAGCTGCTCGTGTTCATACACATTTGACTGTGTTAGCCCGCTGATCTAAAGCCATTAGCTCAGGTCTTCTGGTCTCATACGCATGTTTTACCGCGTTGATGCCAGACAGCTGTTGACCCATGTTCATGGCTACGATGGAGATGAGCTGCCAGCGCAGGGAGCGGAGGGACAGGAGGTTGAGGACGGACAGGCGGCCCTCGGCTTGTTCTGACTGGTGCTCCAGTCTCATCTCATCCATCTCTCCGTCCACATCCTCGCAGCCTCGTAGACGCTGCAGCGCTGAGGGAGAGGAACGCACAACCtcctcatcaatcaatcaatcagtcagtcaaccaaccaaccaagcaTTAtttatctacccccccccccccccaagtgccttgctcaaggacaaaTTGGCAGATCTTTCACCTAGTCAACTTGGGGATTCAAATCAGCGACATTTTGGTAACTGGCCCAacgcgcgcgctctctctctcttctctctctctctctctctctctctctctctctctctctctctctctctctctctctctctctctctctctctctctctctctctctctctctctctctctgtctttctgtctctctgtctctctgtctctctctcaaatgtcagATGTGTTACCTCTCCGGGCGGTCTTGTCGTCTCCTTTCTGGATCAGCATGTACCTGGGGCTCTCTGGGAAGAACGGCAGCAGAAACAGCTCTACCAGGGCAGGGATACCTGTTAGACCCAGCATGAGAGGCCAGCCTGGTGagaggacaggacacacacaccttattGAGCCACAAACTCTCCAGCTACAGGTCAACCTCTCACCGGTGGTTCCCAAACTTCGGGTTGGGTGGTGTGACTTTTCAATTAGTCGCAATCCCACAGAATTCCCTGATATCAATGTGGCGTTGTGTACCAGAATGCTTTGTGGAACCTCTGCTTGAGGCTGCCCTACCTGTGCTGTTTCCCAGAATGCTCCTGATGCCTAACACCTGTGCACTGAGGATTCCGATGGTGATGAAGAGCTGAGGCACGACGCCGATCGCTCCTCTCAGGTTCTTAGGAGAGAGTTCACCCAGGTACATAGGCACCACGTTGGACGAAAGACCTAGAGGAAGGGTGACGACAGAGAACGCATCCGGCTACAGGCTACATTTCAATTAGCATCTGATTGATCAATAAATAaggtcatttttatttatttaacctttatttaaccaggaaagtcagttaagaacaaattcttattttacaatgacggcctacccctggccaaaccctccccgaaCCCagacaattgtgcaccgccctacgggactcccaatcactgccagttgtgatacaacccgagatcgaaccagggtctggagTGACacatctagcactgagatgcagtgccttagacctctgcgccactcgggagccttggGAGATTGCCGTTATTAATCAAGTTTCATCAGAAACTGAGACAGTTTACATACATATAGCTACGAATTCAAAGTATATGTTGTTCTTGAATAAAAGTTTGGAAAGATAAGAAAATATTTAAAGGAGATAAGACTTTTCTGTCCATTAAATGTGATCAAAATGAGTGTGATAGAGGTTGTTTTTTTTGCTGACCTGCGCAGATCCCCACTATAACCCTAGCCACGATGATGATCTCATATGACTTAGCGATCTCGCTCACTCCCATCATCACAGCCGGAACAATGGAGAAGATGTTATTGAAGAGGAGGGTGCCTTTCCTGTCAgacaattatttttttcattaGAGATAAACAAAAATAGTATTTCATGACGATCAAAGCTAgctatatgtatgtatgttttcTGAATTTCCGTAGATCATTTACAAGCCTATTCCAGTTGTATTTCAGTTTAAAAAACGGATACTTATTTGGGTGTATAGACAGTTAATACATCTTTAATAACCAGTCATTACCTTCCTAGTTTGTTGACGAGAGGGGCCACCATCAGTGAGCCAAAGAATCCTCCCAGGGGATACATGGAAACGGACAGGGACCACAGGAGGGTGAGGAAGCTATCCTCCATGGGTTGGCCGTAACGCTCCACGTAGGTACTGTTGTAGAACTGCCGTATGAACTGGACAAAGACAGATTTTATTGTATTTAACTTGTATTTATACAGGAAGTCCCATTAAGGTCAAAATACCTCttttttttaaaaaaaaaaatagattacgTGTGAACACaacaattaaattaaatttaGCTCAAATACAATAGGTAGAAATGTGAAGTTTCAGTGCAGTTTAATCAGGgaaatattatatattatattatatattttttaaacttcaGATAAATTCAGTGTGGTATAAATTACCACAGATGGGGAGTTGATCACAGCCACGTTGTATCCATACTGGAAGGATGATCCAAAGGCAGATACGAGGGTAGCCAACGTCAGGACAACGGTCAGCTTCTGTCACGTGAAAAAGGGAGAACGTACtgtagtgtcacaccctgatctgttgcaCCTTGTCCTTGTGCTCGTCTCCACCCCACCTCCAGGTGGCGCCCATCTACCCCTatttatcccctgggtatttatacctgtgttttctgtctgtctgtgctcgTTCGTTTTGTTCGTTCAAACCAACCAGCGCTTTTCCTTGCTGCTGTCTTTGCTACAGTATagtccctgttttctagtttcctggttttgacctttcctgaccctgagcctgcctgccgtcctgtaccttcgcCCCACTATTCTgtattactgacccctgcctgccctgaccctgagcctgcctgccgtcctgtaccttcgcCCCACTACTCTgtattactgacccctgcctgccctgaccctgagcctgcctgccgttctgtacctttgcctctattctggattactgacctctgcctgccctgaccctgagcttgcctgccgttctgtacctttgcctctattctggattactgacctctgcctgccctgaccctgagcccgcttGCTGTTCTGTACCTTCGCCCCACTACTCTGTATTACTGACttctgtctgccctgaccctgagcccgcttgccattctgtaccttcgCCCCACTACTCtgtattactgacctctgcctgccctgaccctgagcccgcttGCTGTTCTGTACCTTCGCCCCACTACTCtgtattactgacctctgcctgacctgaccctgagcccgcttgccattctgtaccttcgCCCCActactctgcctgacctgaccctgagcctgcctgctgttccgGTGACTTACACCCTCTCTgaattattgacccctgcctgcctttgacctgttgtttgcctgtCCCTGTTAAAATAATAAGCTTTAGTttcttcaacactgtctgcatctgggtcataccttAAAAAATGATACTGTAGGAATTATCATAATCTGCAAATAACCACACATTTCCTACCTCATAGCTAACACTTTTCATGCAGTAGTTATGTTTCCTATTTAGTAGCATGCTAAgcataataaaacatttattttttttattataaaaaaaaatccaACATCAAAGTATACAACTTAACATCATTTTGGGATGTTCAATGTAACGTCATTGgcttacccctctcctctcttccaaaGGTTCCCCCAAATCCTTTTCTTCTTCCATGGCTCTGGACTTGAGGTTTCTATTGTCACCTCTCTCAGCCACAGATAGCTGCTCCACTGGATTCAGATGTACTTTGGACATTGGATCAGAGGATCAGACGGTAGATTAGAGTTTACTACCACCCCTTGTGCTAATACTTCAAACGCACTGTTGTGTTATTGTTGCTTTTATGGCAtgttacagtgtcttcagaaaagGGTTCACACCGCTTTACTTTGTTTCAGATTGTGTCGCTGTTACAGCCTGCGtgttaaatggattaaattgagatgttgtgttactggcctacacacaatacctataatgtcgaagtggaatgaagtttacaaattaattaaaaatgaaaagctggaatgtcttgagtcaagtattaaacccatttgttatggcaaacctaaaataagttcaggagtaaaaatgtgcttaacaagtcacataataagttacgaGTACGgactccgaaacacgacccaaccgAGCCgccctgcttcttgacacaatgcccccttaacccggaagccagccgcaccaatgtgtcggaggaaacaccatacaccggGCGAGatcctgggttcgagtccaggctctgtcgcagacgGCCGTgacccgggagacccatggggcggcgcacaattggcccagcgtcgtccgggttaggggagggtttggccggcagggatgtccttgtcccattgcgcactagcgactcctgtggcgggccgggcgcagtgcacactgacacgttcgccaggtgcacagtgtttcctccgacacattggtgcggctggcttccgggctaagtgggcattgtgtcaagaagcagggttgggttgggttgtgtttcggagtccgtacgggagtttcaacgatgagacaagactgtaactaccaattggaaaccaccaaattggggagaaaatcaaacagttacagtttaatggctgtgataggagaaaactgaggatggatcaacaacattgtagttgctccacaatactaacctgaagcctgtacagaataaaaatattccaaaacatgcatcctgtttgcaataaggcactaaagtaaaatgtgacaaagaaattaactgtatgtcctgaatacaaagtgttatgtttggggcaaatccaacacatttatattttcaagcatggtggtggctgcatcctgttatgggtatacttgtcattggcaaggtctagggagttttttaggataaaaagtaacagaatagagctaagcagaggcaaaatcctagaagaaaacctgcctcagtctgctttccaacagacactgggagacaaaaaagggagttgattgtggactacaggaaaaggagggctgagtacgcccccattcacatcgaaggGGCTGGAGCGAGTCGAGCGCATCAAATTCATTGGTGTCCAGAtaactaaggacctatcatggtccaaacacaccaagacagtcgtgaagagggcacaacaagatttggcatgggacctcaaatcctcagaaagttctacagctgcaccatcgagagcatcctgactggtattGCAAATGCTCGGCATTCCGATCGCAAGGTGCTACACAGGGTAGTGCGtacgtcactggggccgagcttcatgccatccaggatctctatgccaggcggtgtcagaggagggacctaaaaattgtcaaagactcaagtcatagactgttctttctgctactgcatggcaagcgataccggagcaccaagttgAGACCTAATGGCTCCccaaccttttactgcagtgggctaaatcagggtcacacatagcatttcttaaacaaatctactttgaaacacacacacatgtttatgggcttaaaaaaagaagacacctgtaccatgtcagatacagagttgaaatgtattcaattttgagtttgaatcccaatattacactttatatacagtaccagtcaaaagtttgaacacacctactcattaaagggtttttctgtatttttactattttctacattgtagaataatagtggagacatcaaaactatgaaataacacatttggaatcatgtccTAAACTCTGTGTCCTAAACCCTGTGTCCTAAACCCTGTGTCCTAAACTCTGTGTCCTAAACTCTGTGTCCTTAACCCTGTgtcctaaaccctgactgtagtggatgTTGTAATAGTGTTGTGTCCTAAACCCTGTGTCCTAAACTCTGTGTCCTAAACCCTGTGTCCTAAACTCTGTGTCCTAAACCCTGTgtcctaaaccctgactgtagtggatgTTGTAATAGTGTTGTGTCCTAAACCCTGTGTCCTAAACCCTGTGTCCTAAACCCTGTGTCCTAAACTCTGTGTCCTAAACCCTGTGTCCTAAACTCTGTGTCCTAAACCCTGTgtcctaaaccctgactgtagtggatgTTGTAATAGTGTTGTGTCCTAAACCCTGTGTCCTAAACCCTGTGTCCTAAACCCTGTGTCCTAAACTCTGTgtcctaaaccctgactgtagtggatgTTGTAATAGTAGTGTGTCCTAAACTCTGTGTCCTAAACCCTGTGTCCTAAACCCTGTGTCCTAAACCCTGTGTCCTAAACTCTGTGTCCTAAACTCTGTGttctaaaccctgactgtagtggttgttgtaatagtactgttgtcacgccctggccatagagaggcttttattctctattttggttaggccagggtgtgactagggtgggcattctagtttctttatttctatgttttctgtttctatgttttggccgggtatggttctcaatcagggacagctgtctatcgttgtctctgattgggaatcatacttaggcagcctgttttccaccttagttgtgggtagttgtctttgttagtggcctgtatagccctagtaagcttcacgtacgtttttgttgtttcttgttttgttggcgacattcttaATAAAggatatgtacgctcaccacgctgcaccttggtccggtcatttccctgacgacgttcgtgacaaCTGTGTCCTAAACCCTGTGTCCTAAACCCTGTGTCCTAAACCCTGTGTCCTAAACCCTGTGTCCTAAACTCTGTGCCCTAAACCCTGTgtcctaaaccctgactgtagtggatgTTGTAATAGTGTTGTGTCCTAAACCCTGTGTCCTAAACCCTGTGTCCTAAACCCTGTGTCCTAAACCCTGTGTCCTAAACTCTGTGCCCTAAACCCTGTgtcctaaaccctgactgtagtggttgttgtAATAGTGCTGTGTCCTAAACCCTGTgtcctaaaccctgactgtagtggttgttgtAATAGTGCTATGTCCTAAACCCTGTGTCCTAAACCCTGTGTCCTAAACCCTGTGTTCTAAACCCTGTGTCCTACACCCTGTGTCCTAAACCCTGTgtcctaaaccctgactgtagtggatgTTGTAATAGTGTTGTGTCCTAAACCCTGTGTCCTAAACCCTGTGTCCTAAACCCTGTGTCCTAAACCCTGTGTCCTAAACCCTGTgtcctaaaccctgactgtagtggttgttgtAATAGTGCTATGTCCTAAACCCTGTGTCCTAAGCCCTGTGTCCTAAACCCTGTGTCCTAAACACTGTGTCCTAAACCCTGTGTCCTAAACCCTGTGTTCTAAACCCTGTgtcctaaaccctgactgtagtggatgTTGTAATAGTGTTGTGTCCTAAACCCTGTGTCCTAAACTCTGTGTCCTAAACCCTGTGttctaaaccctgactgtagtggatgTTGTAATAGTGTTGTGTCCTAAACCCTGTGTCCTAAACCATGTGTCCTAAACCCTGTGttctaaaccctgactgtagtggatgTTGTAATAGTGCTATGTCCTAAACCCTGTGTCCTAAACCCTGTGTCCTAAACCATGTGTCCTAAACCCTGTGTCCTAAACCCTGTGTCCTAAACCCTGTGTCCTAAACCATGTGTCCTAAACCCTGTgtcctaaaccctgactgtagtggatgTTGTAATAGTGCTGTGTCCTAAACCCTGTGTACTAAACCCTGACTGGTATACATTCTAAATACATTTCTCatatgcaaaaaaaaagaaaagttgtACATTTACCCAGGATTCAATACTCTTATCTAGACCAGGAAGTCTTGAAATGGGGTTGATAAGTATTGAGATCACGACATAAGACACATGTTCTTTATCATGCTGTCTATCTAAAACACTATAGACATGAGAGGCATGGACTTTATGGCTCATCCACACTCTGACAGGGTAGCTATAGATTACATAACAGCCTTTTTGTTTATAAACTGTAGAAACAGGAAGTGGAGAGACACTGGTTTAAAGATGAGGCGCTGTAACTATTTAGGAAGACCATGGACGTGTCCTAGCCAGGCTTACCTGACTGTAGCCAACCAAAACCAGCGGACAATAAAATGGAAATAGAATATAATAAATTCTTCATTGTCAACTTCTGTGAGAAATGGACATTGTATTCTGTCTATAGCTGGCCCGACAGGACCAGTGGGACCTAAAGCTTTAGTATATGTGTTGCCATAGCGAGAACTTTAAATCTTTAACCCCACGGTGGTGCCCACTTGATTTGAGATCCTGCTGCTACtatgttcaacagcaacacttcCCCTCACTTTCACTTTATGACTTGCTATTTTCAATAGCAGGGAGCTGACAGCAGATGGCGCCGTTGTGGCTCTATTGGTCTCAAAGTCACTGCAGCAAACAGTCGgtcgtcaaatcaaatcaaatcaaatggtattggttcacatacacgtgattagcagatgtaattgcgggtgtagtgaagtgcttgtgcttctagctctgacagtgcagtaatatctaacaagtaatatctaacaaattacacgacatatacccaatacacacaaatctaagtaggaatgaattaagactatatacatatggacgagcgaCGTCAGAccggaacggactaagatacagtagaatagtatagaatacaggatatacatatgagataagtaatgccagatatataaacattaagtgactagtgttccattccttaaagtggccagtgatttctaaTCTATGCCTCAAggtagcagcctctaatgtgctagtgatggctgtttaacagtctgatggccttgagatagaagctgtttttcagtctctcggtcccagctttactGCAGctttactgacctcgccttctggatgatagtggggtgaacaggatGTGGcacaggtggttgatgtccttgatgatctttttggccttcctgtgacatcgggtgctgtaggtgtcctggaggacaggtagtttgaccccggtgacgcgttgggcagaccgcaccacccactagagagccttgcggttgcgggtggtgcagttgccgtaccaggcggtgatacagcccgacaggatgctttcaattgtgcatctgtaaaagtttgtgatggttttaggtgacaagccaaatttctttagcctcctgaggttgaagaggctctgttgcgccttcttcaccacactgtctgtgtgggtggtccatttcagtttgtcagtgatgtgtacgccaaggaacttgaagctttccaccttctcgactgcggtcccgtcgatgtagatagggggtcgcaccctctgctgtttcctgaagtccacgattatctcctttgttttgttgacatttagtgagaggttgttttcaaagcaccacactcccagagccctcacctcctccttgtaggccgtctcgtcatcgttggtaatcaagcctccTCGTGGAGGATGGATTCTCATCATACTCTAGAATGGCCCTTTGGTTCAGGTCTGCCTAGCTGCATGACAGTAGTAGGCTGCATCACAGCACTAGCCCTATCTCAATTGATCTTTCTCAATTCCTtgcaccctctctcctcacctcgttcACAAAACCCATTGGAGAAGAAGGTCCTGATGGTCGGGACCTTGGACCTTGTCCTCCAATACAGTTGAGAAGGAGGCGAAGAGATAGGATGAAAGGAATGCTCCAATCTGCTCCAATCTCTTTAACATGGCCCTTCCTCTCTAGCATGGCCCCAATCTCTTTAACATGGCCCTTCCTCTCTAGCATGGCCCCAATCTCTTTAACATGACCCCAATCTCTTTAACATGACCCCAATCTCTTTAACAAGGCCCCAATCTCTTTAACATGACCCCAATCTCTTTAACATGACCCCAATCTCTATAACATGACCCCAATCTCTTTAACATGGCTCCAATCTCTATAACATGGCCGTTCCTCTCTAGCATGGCCCCAATCACtaacctttttattttatttaactaggcaagtcagttaagaacaaattcttatttacaatgacggcctacaccgaccaaacccagacgacgctgggccaattgtgcgccgccctatgggactcttaatcactgccagttgtgatacagcctggattcgaaccagggtgtctgtagtgatgcctctagcatagagaggcagtgccttagacccctgcgcaTTGGCCCTTCCtcttgttgcaacccctattactagcctgttcaacctctctttcgtctGAGATCGtttgagatccctaaagattggaaagctgccgcggtcatccccctcttcaaagggggagacactctagacccaaactgttacagacctatatctatcctaccctgcctttctaaagtcttcgaaagccaagttaacaaacagatcactgaccatttcgaatcccaccgtaccttctccgctatgcaatctggtttctgagctggtcacgggtgcacctcagccacgccatgctctcgttggctggccctcacttcatattcgtcgccaaaccaactggctccaggtcatctataagtcttttctaggtaaagccccgccttatctcagctcactggtcaccatagcagcacccacccgtagcacgcgctccagcaggtatatttccctggtcacccccaaaggcaattcgtcctttggccgcctttccttataCGTCCCTCACTAacattaagcatcagctgtcagagcagcttaccgatcattgcacctgtacacagcccatctgtcatgactccaccgaaggtggctcctctccctgttcgggcggcgctcggcggtcgtcgtcgccggtctactagctgccaacGATCCCCTTTtctttttcgtttggttttgtctgttATGTGTTCACCTGTGTCCAGATTAGGTTAATCAGTGGGGTAATTAATCTTGCCCTACCCGCtaggttttgtgcgggattgtttgtgtaTCTGTCGTTGGTTTGGGTTGCGTTTTGTTTTGCTCTGTTAAACAGGTGTTTTCACGGGACTGTTTTCCCGCACGTTAGTTTACTCAGAGGAGTGTGTTCCTCCGTGTTCTACTGGACTGCGTTCATTTTTATTAGTGGCTGCTGTTgtggtccagtgtctgttctgttgATGGACTTGTAATAAAACGCCCTTCTCGAAATTcttactctcctgcgcctgacacCACACCCACCTCTCCTAGGGAGAATCTGACACCctctgtaaatagcccaaccaAATTTCtcctccccatattgttatttattttttgcttttttgcaccccagtatctctacttgcacattcatcttctgtgcatctatcactccagtgttaaattgctaaattgtaattatttcgccactatggcctatttattgccttacctccctaatcttactacatttcgTTGTACTACTCgcagttgtgaatgagaacttgttctcaactggcctacctggttaaatatatttttttaaatccgctcttcctctctaacatgggccctcctctctaacatggccactcctctctaacatggcccctcctctctaacatggcccctcctctctaacatggcccctcctctctaacatggcccctcctctctaacatggcccctcctctctaacatggcccctcctctctaacatggccccctcctctctaacatggcccctcctctctaacatggccactcctctctaacatggcccctcctctctaacatggcccctcctctctaacatggCCACTCCTCTCTAACATGGCCACTCCTCTCTAACATGGCCCCTTCTCTCTAAAATGGCCCTTCCTCTAACATGGcccctcctctctaacatggCCACTCCTCTCTAACATGGCCACTCCTCTCTAACATGGCCCCTTCTCTCTAAAATGGCCCTTCCTCTAACATGAcccctcctctctaacatggccactcctctctaacatggcccctcctctctaacatggCCCCTTCTCTCTAAAATGGCCCTTCCTCTAACATGACCCCTTCCTCTCTAACATGGCCACTCCTCTCTAACATGGCCACTCATCTCTAACATGGCCCCTCCTCTCTAAAATGGCCACTCCTCTCTGACATGGcccctcctctctaacatggCCACTCCTCTCTAACATGGCCCCTCTCTAACATGGCCACTCCTCTCTAACATGACCCCTTCTCTCTAACATGGCCACTCCTCTCTAACATGACCCCTTCTCTCTAACATGGcccctcctctctaacatggCCACTCCTCTCTAACATGACCCCTTCTCTCTAACATGGcccctcctctctaacatggCCACTCATCTCTAACATGGCCCCTCCTCTCTAAAATGGCCACTCCTCTCTAACATGGcccctcctctctaacatggCCACTCCTCTCTAACATGGCCCCTCTCTAACATGGCCACTCCTCTCTAACATGACCCCTTCTCTCTAACATGGCCACTCCTCTCTAACATGACCCCTTCTCTCTAAAATGGCCCTTCCTCTAACATGAcccctcctctctaacatggcccctcctctctaacatggCCACTCATCTCTAACATGGCCCCTCCTTTCTAAAATGGCCCTTCCTCTAACATGACCCCTTCTCTCTAAAATGGTCCTTCTCTCTAAAATGGCCCTTCTCTCTAAAATGGCCCTTCTCTCTAACATGGCCCCTTCTCTCTAAAATGGCCCTTCCTCTAACATGACCCCTTCTCTCTAAAATGGCCCTTCCTCTAACATGGCCCCTTCCTCTCTAGCATGGCCCTTTCTCTCTAACATGGCCCTTCCTCTAACATCAGTT
It encodes the following:
- the LOC129829527 gene encoding solute carrier family 2, facilitated glucose transporter member 5-like gives rise to the protein MEEEKDLGEPLEERRGKLTVVLTLATLVSAFGSSFQYGYNVAVINSPSVFIRQFYNSTYVERYGQPMEDSFLTLLWSLSVSMYPLGGFFGSLMVAPLVNKLGRKGTLLFNNIFSIVPAVMMGVSEIAKSYEIIIVARVIVGICAGLSSNVVPMYLGELSPKNLRGAIGVVPQLFITIGILSAQVLGIRSILGNSTGWPLMLGLTGIPALVELFLLPFFPESPRYMLIQKGDDKTARRALQRLRGCEDVDGEMDEMRLEHQSEQAEGRLSVLNLLSLRSLRWQLISIVAMNMGQQLSGINAIYYYADSIYSSAGVKESHIQYVTVGTGAVNVFMTITAVFIVEAAGRRLLLLIGFGICCVSCALLTVALTFQESTEWMPYVSIACVIVYVVGHAVGPSTIPYVVTTEMFRQSSRPAAFMVAGSIHWLSNFTVGLVFPFMESGLGSNSFIIFCFICLATLFYIWLVVPETKNKTFLEISQMFAHRNQVEIQVGNAPLKPETGDGRDDDAFKATAF